The Nitrospirota bacterium genome segment AGGATGCTGGAAAAGACCGCCAGCGGCGTTCTCGCATCGTTCAGGCCCTCAACGTACCCGGAAAGGTACGCCTCGGACCTTCACTCGCTGCGGCCTTGCTGGACGGCCTTTTTGAGCATCCTTTGAACAGCATTCCACCTGAGCCACCTAGACGAACGATCGAAACTCTCCACGTCGATATCATTTCTCCACAGACGACTAGGACACCACCACTGAATGAGCACACCCCAACTCGACAAAAGCTACGATCCCAAGGCCGTTGAAGCGCGCTGGTATGAAGTCTGGACCCAGAAAGGCTATTTTCACGCCTCGCCGACCCATCCGGGCCAGCCCTACAGCATTGTCATTCCACCTCCCAACGTCACAGGCTCGCTCCACGTCGGCCATGCGCTGAACCACTCGATACAGGACATCCTGGTGCGCTGGCGGAGGATGCAGGGCCGCAATGTGCTCTGGCTGCCAGGCACCGACCATGCCGGTATTGCCACGCAAAACGTCGTGGAAAAGCAGCTCATGGCAGAAGGGGCTTCGCGGGAATCTTTGGGACGAGAACGGTTCATCGAGCGGATCTGGCAATGGAAGGCCACCTCCGGCGATACCATCATCCGTCAACAAAAACGACTGGGAGAATCCTGCGACTGGGACCGGCTTCGTTTCACGATGGACGAAGGCCTCTCGAAGGCAGTCCTCGAAGTCTTCGTCCGCTTACATGAAGAAGGCCTGATCTATCGGGGTGAGCGGCTGATCAACTGGTGCCCCCGCTGCCTGACGGCCCTCTCCGACATCGAAGTCGAGCACGAAGACATCAAAGGGAAGCTCTATTCGATTGAATATCCACTGGAGCAGGATCCGACCGTTCGCCTCACCGTCGCCACCACCAGACCGGAAACGATGCTCGGCGACATGGCTGTGGCAGTCCATCCGGAAGATCCCCGCTACAATAAATTGATCGGGCAGCGGGTCCGCCTCCCCCTCACCAACCGCACCATTCCAATCGTGGGCGATGCGATCCTCGTCGACCGCGAGTTCGGCACAGGCGCCGTGAAGATCACCCCGGCGCACGACTTCAATGACTTTGAAGCGGGAGAACGACATGGTTTGCCCCGGCTGCCCATCTTTGATCACCAGGCCCTGCTCGATCGCGAGGGACTCACAGCAGCCGGAGTCGAACCAGCCGTCATCGAGGCCATCGCCACCCTGCCCGCCCTCAAGGCACGGACCAAGATCGAGCAACTCCTAAAAGATCGCGAGCTCCTCACGAAAGTCGACGACCACAAAATGGCCATCGGCAAATGCTACCGCTGCAAGACGGTGGTCGAGCCCTGCCTCTCGCCTCAATGGTTCGTGAAGATCAAACCGCTGGCAGAACCGGCCATCCAGGCCGTGGTGGACGGACGCATCCGCATCATTCCGGAAGGCTGGACGAACAACTATCTCGGCTGGATGAGGGAGATCAAAGACTGGTGTATCTCACGCCAAATCTGGTGGGGCCATCAAATCCCCGCCTGGTATTGCCGCAGTTGCAACAAGGACTTGATCGTTGAGGGTGCCACCTCGACTGACTCAGCCATGGCCACGCCACGACTCACGATCCTCCAAGGGGCCACACCGATCGTTGGGAAGACCGCTCCCACGACTTGTCCAACCTGCAAGGGTCATGACTTCATCCGCGATCCGGACGTTCTCGATACCTGGTTCTCCTCAGCCCTCTGGCCCTTCTCGACCTTGGGATGGCCGGAGCAGACGGCTGATCTCAAAACCTACTACCCGACCTCCACCCTCGTGACCGGCCTCGATATTCTCTTCTTCTGGGTCGCCCGCATGATCATGATGGGATTGAAGTTCATGGGCGAGGTGCCCTTCCGGGACGTCTATATCCATGCTCTCGTGCGGGATGCCGAAGGGCAGAAGATGAGCAAATCGAAGGGCAACGTGATCGATCCGCTCCATGTGATGGAACAGTTCGGCACCGACGCGCTCCGCTTCACCCTGGCCGCGATGGCCTCGCCTGGCCGCGACATCAAACTCGCGGAGGAACGGATCGAAGGTTATCGCAACTTCGCCAACAAGATTTGGAATGCGACCAGGTTCAGCCTCATGAATCTGGACGGGCCTCGCACGGTGAATGCACCAGCAGAACGCAGCTTCCCGGACCGCTGGATTTTGAGTCGCCTCAATCACACGATCCAGGTCGTCACCACAGAACTGGAAGCCTATCGATTCGACCGAGCCGCCAATGCTCTGTACCAGTTCATCTGGCACGAGTACTGCGACTGGTACCTCGAACTGATCAAGCCCACACTCCAAAATTCTGCCAGCCCCGATGCGCCTGGCACCAGACAGACCCTGGTCGATACGCTGGAAACCACGATGCGGCTCCTGCATCCCTTCATGCCGTTTCTCACAGAAGAAATCTGGCAGACCCTCCCCCGCCAGGGCGAGAGCATCGTGGTGCAACGCTATCCCACCCACGAAGCAGCCTGGATGGCGCCGGACATGGACCATCGGTTTACGCTGCTGGAACAGACCATCGGCCTGGTACGCTCCTCCCGCGTCCTCTTGAACTATCCGCCGGGACAACCGATCACCTTCTACGTCTCGCACGACGAGCCGCAGAAGCAGGCTCACCTGGACCAGCTCAAACCCTATCTCGCCCATCTCGGACGAGGCACGGTCGAACTGACCCCGTCAGGAACCTGGCAAACCGAGTTCATGCTCCGATTGATCAGAGAAGGCTTATCAGTCGGTGTCATGGTGGTGGGCGACGTGGATCTCAATAAAGCGCTGGATCGCCTGCTCAAGCAGCAATCGGAGCAGACGAAGGAAATGGAGCGGCTGGAAGGAAAACTGCGCAATCAGGAATTTACCGCCAAGGCCCCGCCGGAAGTCATTACCGATCACCAGGATCGATTGGCAAGCCTACGCCTTGATCAAAGCATGCTCGCCAACAGCGAGGAACAGTTGCGCGCCATGCTGGGGACCTAACCGATGATCAAGGCTCCGGTTGCCGACATAGGCCGCGCCGTTAGGCTGGCGCTCCAGGAAGACCTCCCGCACGGCGACGTTACAACCGCCGTCCTCTTTCCTGCTCCCGTTCCGGCTCGCGCGCGCATCGTTGCGCAGCAATCGCTGGTGGTCGCAGGACTCGCCGCGGCCATTCATGTGTTTCGCGCCATCGATCCATCTCTCATCCTCTCCATCCACCGCCAAGATGGGGACCTGGCGCAGGATGGAGACTGTCTCCTCCAGATCGAAGGCGATGGACGATCCATCCTCACGGCGGAACGAGTCGCCCTGAACTTTCTTCAACACCTCTCCGGGATCGCCACCTTGACGAGCCAGTTCTGCGATGCCGTTCACGGATACCCCGTCACCATCCTGGATACGAGAAAAACGACTCCCGGCTTGCGAGCCCTTCAGAAATGGGCGGTCCTCCTCGGCGGAGGCACGAATCATCGTCCGTCCCTGAGCGACGGCATCCTCATCAAGGACAATCATCTGGCGCTCCTGCGCCGAACAGCCAGGCCCATCAAAACAGCTTGCCGCAAGGCCAACGCCAGAGCGCCCCGCGGCATGACGGTGATTGTAGAAGTGGAATCCTTGGCGGAAGTGAAACAAGCCCTAACAGAGCAAGTCGATATCATCCTGCTGGATAACATGACCCCAACCATGGTCCGTCAAGCCGTCAAGTTGATCAAAGGCCATGCGCTCGTGGAAGTGTCAGGCGGCATCACGTTGAGCAATGTGCGGGCGATGGCGACAGCAGGGCCGGACCGCATCTCCATCGGCGCCCTCACCCATTCGGCTCCCGCCGCGACGATGAGCCTAGTGCTCGAACCACCGCGCCGGCTTCGCAAGGCGAAATAACGAGTGCAGTCCTCACCTCCCCTCTCGAGAGACACAATCCAGAGCACATTGGCCACCTCATGGCTAGGGCGTCGCATC includes the following:
- a CDS encoding valine--tRNA ligase, with the protein product MSTPQLDKSYDPKAVEARWYEVWTQKGYFHASPTHPGQPYSIVIPPPNVTGSLHVGHALNHSIQDILVRWRRMQGRNVLWLPGTDHAGIATQNVVEKQLMAEGASRESLGRERFIERIWQWKATSGDTIIRQQKRLGESCDWDRLRFTMDEGLSKAVLEVFVRLHEEGLIYRGERLINWCPRCLTALSDIEVEHEDIKGKLYSIEYPLEQDPTVRLTVATTRPETMLGDMAVAVHPEDPRYNKLIGQRVRLPLTNRTIPIVGDAILVDREFGTGAVKITPAHDFNDFEAGERHGLPRLPIFDHQALLDREGLTAAGVEPAVIEAIATLPALKARTKIEQLLKDRELLTKVDDHKMAIGKCYRCKTVVEPCLSPQWFVKIKPLAEPAIQAVVDGRIRIIPEGWTNNYLGWMREIKDWCISRQIWWGHQIPAWYCRSCNKDLIVEGATSTDSAMATPRLTILQGATPIVGKTAPTTCPTCKGHDFIRDPDVLDTWFSSALWPFSTLGWPEQTADLKTYYPTSTLVTGLDILFFWVARMIMMGLKFMGEVPFRDVYIHALVRDAEGQKMSKSKGNVIDPLHVMEQFGTDALRFTLAAMASPGRDIKLAEERIEGYRNFANKIWNATRFSLMNLDGPRTVNAPAERSFPDRWILSRLNHTIQVVTTELEAYRFDRAANALYQFIWHEYCDWYLELIKPTLQNSASPDAPGTRQTLVDTLETTMRLLHPFMPFLTEEIWQTLPRQGESIVVQRYPTHEAAWMAPDMDHRFTLLEQTIGLVRSSRVLLNYPPGQPITFYVSHDEPQKQAHLDQLKPYLAHLGRGTVELTPSGTWQTEFMLRLIREGLSVGVMVVGDVDLNKALDRLLKQQSEQTKEMERLEGKLRNQEFTAKAPPEVITDHQDRLASLRLDQSMLANSEEQLRAMLGT
- the nadC gene encoding carboxylating nicotinate-nucleotide diphosphorylase yields the protein MIKAPVADIGRAVRLALQEDLPHGDVTTAVLFPAPVPARARIVAQQSLVVAGLAAAIHVFRAIDPSLILSIHRQDGDLAQDGDCLLQIEGDGRSILTAERVALNFLQHLSGIATLTSQFCDAVHGYPVTILDTRKTTPGLRALQKWAVLLGGGTNHRPSLSDGILIKDNHLALLRRTARPIKTACRKANARAPRGMTVIVEVESLAEVKQALTEQVDIILLDNMTPTMVRQAVKLIKGHALVEVSGGITLSNVRAMATAGPDRISIGALTHSAPAATMSLVLEPPRRLRKAK